One Acinetobacter pullicarnis genomic region harbors:
- the rsmH gene encoding 16S rRNA (cytosine(1402)-N(4))-methyltransferase RsmH, with protein sequence MSHISVLLHETVDALLADRNTGIYIDGTFGRGGHSRLLLAKLDKNSRVYAFDKDPQALATGAELEQQDPRFKIIHASFADLQIVLQQHGIEQVDGIMADLGVSSPQLDQAERGFSFMNSGPLDMRMDNSQGQTAAEWLMEVDETHLANVIFQYGEERYSRRIAKAIKNAGYMATTAELAEVVKVAHPKWEKHKHAATRTFQAIRIEINKELEDIQLFLPQAVNLLKPEARLAVISFHSLEDRLIKQFIQKESTLPEDHSWGMPQKIQDTRRLKKIDRIRASEAEVKENPRSRSAWLRVAERLA encoded by the coding sequence ATGTCCCATATTTCTGTATTACTACATGAAACTGTTGATGCTTTGCTTGCAGATCGCAATACAGGAATTTACATTGATGGGACCTTTGGGCGTGGCGGACATAGCCGATTATTGCTTGCTAAATTAGATAAAAATTCACGAGTTTATGCATTCGATAAAGACCCCCAAGCACTGGCAACAGGTGCTGAACTTGAACAGCAAGATCCCCGTTTTAAAATTATTCATGCCAGCTTTGCTGATCTACAAATTGTGCTACAGCAACACGGTATTGAGCAGGTCGATGGCATTATGGCTGACTTGGGCGTGTCTTCCCCACAGTTGGATCAGGCAGAGCGCGGCTTTAGCTTTATGAATAGTGGTCCACTAGATATGCGTATGGACAATTCTCAAGGGCAAACGGCTGCAGAATGGTTGATGGAAGTGGATGAAACTCATTTGGCCAACGTTATTTTTCAATATGGTGAAGAACGTTATAGTCGAAGAATTGCCAAAGCCATTAAAAATGCAGGCTATATGGCAACCACCGCTGAATTGGCCGAAGTAGTTAAAGTTGCCCATCCAAAATGGGAAAAGCATAAACATGCTGCGACGCGTACATTCCAAGCGATTCGTATTGAAATTAATAAAGAATTAGAAGATATACAGCTTTTTTTACCACAGGCGGTAAACTTACTAAAACCTGAAGCACGTTTGGCTGTGATTAGTTTCCATTCACTGGAAGATCGCTTGATTAAGCAGTTTATTCAAAAGGAATCGACACTGCCAGAAGATCACTCTTGGGGCATGCCACAAAAAATCCAAGATACACGCCGACTTAAAAAAATTGATCGCATTCGCGCCAGTGAGGCAGAAGTCAAAGAAAACCCACGTTCACGTAGTGCTTGGTTAAGAGTTGCTGAGCGACTTGCTTAA
- the ftsL gene encoding cell division protein FtsL: MKVEDITATVNPLFLKKIFVYGVLIIAILVSAFMVVMQVFTYRHDFRELSSHLREKEDLNAEWGRLVIEQQTFGATAQIGSRAVTQLRMYSPPAAQTVVISLPSETEQKK; the protein is encoded by the coding sequence ATGAAAGTAGAAGATATCACAGCAACGGTAAATCCGTTGTTTTTGAAGAAAATCTTTGTTTATGGTGTTTTGATTATCGCAATTTTGGTGAGCGCTTTTATGGTGGTCATGCAGGTATTTACTTATCGGCATGATTTTCGTGAATTGAGCTCGCATTTGCGAGAAAAAGAAGATCTAAATGCCGAATGGGGACGCTTGGTGATTGAGCAGCAAACCTTTGGTGCAACTGCGCAAATTGGTAGTCGTGCAGTCACACAACTGCGTATGTATTCTCCGCCTGCTGCACAAACCGTTGTGATCTCATTACCCTCAGAAACAGAACAAAAGAAATAA
- the ftsI gene encoding penicillin-binding protein PBP3, translating into MLDKRKKTTRKVQKSISAKPSLELDMWRFYLMWGIVLLCFAGLVGRAFYVQVVNKDFLQNKANANILRTSKLTAMRGVINDRNGVPLAISTPIMKVVIDPRDYFETKAEFEHVTAELKKQPNSRKLKLQLTKKNLNLDELADAVGIDRADLKKKIHEHPRSRYLVLKKEVPPPQADLIIQRGFAGVYTEKTYKRYYPQPQANAQIIGLTNSEGTGIEGLEMQLNKRLAGVNGEQKIVRDKQGNSVKTPEVIKEVTAGENITLSIDSRLQYLMYRELTAVGVANSARSASAIAVDVKTGEILAMSSWPSYNPNDKDSLNNKDAMRNRGAIDMFEPGSTMKPFTVAAALESGKYTPNSVIVTSPGSMRIGNHTIRDTHNYGSLTVTGVIVKSSNVGSAKIALSMPYSTLPTFFKRIGFGQRSDVKFPGESGGLILPPSKWNVSEVGTMAYGYGINATMLQLAQGYAMLGNHGVKNPLSLYKLDGQPKGEQVLQPKIADEVLLMLEQVTLPGGTAKQAVIPGYRVGGKTGTAHKLRPDHRGYSTTEYRALFAGVAPISNPRLAVIVVVENPRGQYYGGLVAAPVFARFMQESLRLLNVPLDKPLDTANAVR; encoded by the coding sequence ATGCTTGATAAACGTAAAAAAACCACGCGTAAGGTACAAAAGTCGATTTCAGCGAAGCCATCGCTTGAACTCGATATGTGGCGTTTTTATTTGATGTGGGGCATTGTACTGCTGTGCTTCGCAGGTCTTGTCGGGCGTGCTTTCTATGTGCAAGTGGTAAATAAAGACTTTTTACAGAACAAAGCCAATGCCAACATATTAAGAACCTCAAAACTGACAGCTATGCGCGGTGTAATTAATGACCGTAATGGGGTGCCATTGGCCATTAGTACCCCGATTATGAAAGTGGTTATTGATCCACGTGATTATTTTGAGACCAAAGCAGAGTTTGAGCATGTCACTGCGGAACTGAAAAAGCAGCCGAATAGCCGTAAGCTCAAATTACAGCTCACCAAGAAGAATCTAAATTTAGATGAGCTGGCTGATGCTGTCGGTATTGATCGTGCTGATTTGAAAAAGAAAATTCATGAACACCCCCGTTCTCGTTATTTGGTACTTAAAAAAGAAGTGCCACCACCACAAGCTGATCTTATTATTCAGCGCGGTTTTGCTGGGGTATATACCGAAAAAACCTATAAGCGTTACTATCCGCAACCACAAGCAAATGCACAGATTATTGGCTTAACCAATAGTGAAGGCACAGGGATTGAAGGCTTGGAAATGCAGCTGAATAAACGCTTGGCTGGTGTAAATGGTGAGCAAAAAATTGTTCGCGATAAGCAAGGCAATAGCGTTAAAACACCTGAGGTAATCAAAGAAGTGACTGCGGGTGAGAATATTACCTTGAGTATTGATTCGCGCTTACAGTATTTGATGTATCGTGAATTGACCGCAGTGGGGGTTGCCAATAGCGCACGTTCAGCCTCTGCGATTGCAGTCGATGTGAAAACAGGTGAAATTTTGGCGATGAGCAGTTGGCCATCCTATAACCCAAATGATAAAGACAGCTTAAATAATAAAGATGCGATGCGTAACCGTGGTGCGATTGATATGTTTGAACCTGGTTCAACCATGAAGCCATTTACCGTTGCTGCAGCGCTTGAGAGCGGAAAGTACACGCCAAACTCGGTGATTGTGACCAGTCCTGGCTCAATGCGGATTGGTAATCACACCATTCGCGATACGCATAACTATGGTTCTCTTACCGTCACGGGCGTGATTGTTAAGTCTTCCAACGTGGGTTCTGCGAAAATTGCACTTTCAATGCCTTACTCAACCTTACCAACCTTCTTTAAACGGATTGGTTTTGGTCAACGCTCTGATGTGAAATTCCCCGGTGAAAGTGGCGGTTTAATTTTACCGCCAAGTAAATGGAATGTTTCAGAAGTTGGAACCATGGCTTATGGTTATGGGATCAACGCAACCATGTTGCAGCTGGCACAAGGTTATGCCATGTTGGGTAACCATGGGGTGAAAAATCCACTGAGCTTGTATAAGCTGGATGGTCAGCCGAAAGGTGAACAAGTACTGCAACCGAAGATTGCAGATGAAGTTTTACTGATGTTAGAACAAGTCACTTTACCGGGTGGCACAGCCAAACAAGCGGTGATTCCAGGTTATCGTGTGGGTGGTAAAACAGGAACAGCGCATAAATTACGTCCAGACCATCGTGGTTATTCAACAACCGAATATCGTGCCTTGTTTGCTGGTGTGGCACCGATTAGTAATCCACGCTTGGCTGTGATTGTCGTGGTGGAAAATCCGCGTGGACAATATTATGGTGGCTTGGTTGCTGCCCCAGTATTTGCGCGCTTTATGCAAGAGTCACTGCGCTTATTGAATGTGCCATTAGACAAACCCTTAGATACTGCAAACGCTGTAAGATGA
- a CDS encoding UDP-N-acetylmuramoyl-L-alanyl-D-glutamate--2,6-diaminopimelate ligase, which translates to MKISFQDIYPVAAAQPWMSVPFQGFSLDSRQVQAGQIFIALNSYSQADKTQQFAQAALDAGAIAVISETALGLTQNWVCPELRQWMGVWQNDYLSKQQNSKALPVLAVTGTNGKTTIARIVAELLVLSGQRCAVMGTTGNGILPELEASSHTTLDALHLQQLLFEYKAKGADFAAIEASSHGLEQGRLNGCDIQIAAYSNLSRDHLDYHGTFEAYAEAKARLFRFTSLKVAIINADDPHATVMLDAVSHNSAHPKVLTYSTRQAADYQVFAIQYSLSGVNFHLKTPHAEYQVQSPLLGHFNIENLVASLIMVEQTGVDLGQLIAHVPEVKGAPGRMQVIRHDERLFVIDYAHTPDALTQVLKTLKRHVNHRLWAIFGCGGDRDRGKRPLMTQSALALADQLVLTSDNPRHEQPAQIFADMKAGIDFSAHEMKEIHDRREAIKYAVKHAVAGDIVVIAGKGHENYQEIEGVRHWFDDVVEVQGALGCQPLDPNLIYTA; encoded by the coding sequence ATGAAGATTAGTTTTCAAGATATTTATCCAGTTGCAGCCGCACAACCGTGGATGTCTGTTCCTTTTCAAGGCTTTAGCCTCGATAGTCGACAGGTGCAAGCGGGACAAATTTTTATTGCTTTAAATAGCTATAGCCAAGCAGATAAAACCCAACAATTTGCACAAGCTGCCTTAGATGCAGGCGCAATTGCAGTGATTAGCGAAACAGCGCTCGGGCTTACACAAAATTGGGTTTGTCCTGAGCTGCGCCAATGGATGGGTGTTTGGCAAAATGACTACCTCAGCAAACAGCAAAATAGCAAAGCTTTGCCTGTGCTTGCTGTGACTGGAACCAATGGTAAAACCACGATTGCACGTATTGTGGCTGAACTATTGGTGTTGTCTGGACAACGTTGTGCGGTAATGGGCACCACAGGGAATGGAATTTTACCTGAGCTTGAAGCCTCCAGTCATACCACCTTGGATGCGTTGCATTTACAACAGTTATTATTTGAATATAAAGCCAAAGGGGCCGACTTTGCCGCGATTGAAGCCAGTTCGCATGGTTTGGAGCAAGGGCGTCTGAATGGTTGCGATATTCAAATTGCTGCCTATAGTAATTTGAGCCGTGATCATCTTGATTATCATGGAACCTTTGAAGCTTATGCAGAAGCAAAAGCGCGCTTGTTTCGTTTCACCAGTTTAAAAGTTGCGATTATTAATGCTGATGATCCACACGCTACGGTGATGTTGGATGCGGTCAGTCATAATTCTGCCCACCCGAAGGTACTCACTTATTCCACGCGTCAAGCGGCTGATTATCAAGTATTTGCGATTCAATATAGTTTGAGTGGTGTCAATTTTCATCTAAAAACCCCCCATGCTGAATACCAAGTGCAGAGTCCATTGTTGGGGCATTTTAATATTGAAAACCTCGTTGCCAGTTTAATTATGGTCGAGCAAACAGGCGTAGATTTAGGGCAACTGATTGCGCATGTGCCAGAAGTCAAAGGGGCACCTGGTCGGATGCAGGTGATTCGTCACGATGAGCGTCTATTTGTGATTGACTATGCACATACGCCAGATGCATTGACTCAGGTCTTGAAAACTTTAAAGCGTCATGTCAATCATCGTTTATGGGCCATTTTTGGTTGTGGCGGTGATCGTGATCGTGGGAAACGTCCATTAATGACCCAATCGGCTTTGGCCTTGGCGGATCAGTTGGTGTTGACCTCAGACAATCCTCGTCATGAGCAGCCAGCCCAGATTTTTGCTGATATGAAAGCCGGTATTGATTTTTCTGCACATGAGATGAAAGAAATTCATGATCGCCGTGAAGCGATTAAATATGCGGTGAAACATGCAGTCGCTGGGGATATTGTGGTCATTGCTGGTAAAGGTCATGAAAATTATCAAGAAATAGAAGGGGTGCGACATTGGTTTGATGACGTTGTTGAGGTGCAAGGCGCCTTAGGTTGTCAGCCACTGGACCCCAATTTAATCTATACCGCGTAG
- a CDS encoding UDP-N-acetylmuramoyl-tripeptide--D-alanyl-D-alanine ligase, with translation MHTSTTSTAPLEVWTTQALAEATQGHWHLGRIPTQPIKRILTDSRHAELGDAFLALKGERFDAHDFIAQVAVQGCELAIVSRPVDVDIAQLVVADTRLALGQLGAYRRAQNRQLKVIALTGSSGKTTVKEMLSSILSQQAPTLVTRGNLNNDLGVPMMLLELCQSHQYAVMELGASHQGEIDYTAQLVQPDVAGILNIGTAHLGEFGGRDGICRAKSEIYAHLDAHGTAIIPAQDDYYPQIKQTAQAHSQLSFGPGGEVFATDIELLPQSSQFLLHSPAGQAWVRLPFAGLHNVRNAEAAAAFALAIGIALDVIVSGLDTAQGAKGRLNFIQKNNFLFIDDTYNANPSSMRAAADVLSQQAGIKVMVMGDIGELGDAAFQAHKDLGRDLATVALDHLIAVGEYSQAMAVGAAPDKIQAFSTQADALIYLIKLVKQDPTQPMSFLFKGSRFMHMETLMTDLMEKL, from the coding sequence ATGCATACCTCAACGACAAGTACCGCACCACTCGAAGTCTGGACCACACAAGCCCTCGCTGAAGCAACCCAAGGTCACTGGCATTTAGGGCGAATTCCGACGCAGCCCATAAAACGAATATTGACCGACTCACGTCATGCTGAATTGGGTGATGCCTTTTTAGCACTGAAAGGTGAGCGTTTTGATGCACATGATTTTATTGCACAAGTTGCGGTACAGGGCTGTGAACTGGCTATTGTAAGTCGACCTGTTGATGTGGATATTGCGCAATTGGTGGTTGCGGATACGCGCTTGGCTTTGGGGCAATTGGGTGCTTATCGCCGTGCACAGAATCGTCAGCTCAAAGTAATTGCTTTGACTGGGAGCAGTGGTAAAACCACGGTAAAAGAAATGCTCAGCAGTATTTTATCTCAGCAAGCACCAACATTGGTGACACGAGGCAATCTAAACAATGATTTGGGTGTGCCGATGATGCTGTTGGAACTGTGCCAGTCACATCAGTATGCAGTTATGGAACTCGGTGCAAGTCATCAAGGTGAGATTGACTATACTGCACAATTGGTTCAGCCAGACGTTGCAGGAATTTTAAATATCGGCACAGCACATTTGGGTGAGTTTGGTGGGCGTGATGGTATCTGCCGTGCAAAATCTGAAATTTATGCTCATCTTGATGCCCATGGAACTGCAATTATTCCGGCTCAAGACGATTATTACCCCCAGATAAAACAAACAGCTCAAGCTCATTCTCAGCTTAGTTTTGGCCCAGGTGGTGAGGTTTTCGCCACAGATATTGAACTTTTGCCACAGTCTTCGCAGTTTTTGTTGCATAGCCCAGCAGGGCAGGCGTGGGTCAGATTACCATTTGCAGGCTTGCACAATGTACGTAATGCCGAAGCTGCAGCCGCATTTGCTTTGGCAATTGGCATTGCGCTCGATGTGATCGTTAGTGGGCTGGATACGGCACAAGGTGCGAAAGGCCGTTTGAACTTTATACAAAAAAACAATTTCCTCTTTATCGATGATACTTATAATGCCAACCCAAGCTCTATGCGAGCTGCTGCTGATGTCTTGTCGCAACAAGCAGGCATTAAAGTGATGGTGATGGGGGATATTGGTGAACTTGGTGATGCAGCCTTCCAAGCGCATAAGGATCTTGGTCGAGATCTTGCCACCGTCGCACTGGACCATCTGATTGCCGTTGGTGAGTATTCCCAAGCAATGGCAGTGGGCGCAGCGCCAGATAAAATACAGGCTTTTTCAACACAAGCCGATGCTTTAATTTATTTAATAAAACTAGTCAAACAGGATCCAACACAACCTATGAGCTTTTTGTTTAAAGGCTCTCGTTTCATGCATATGGAAACGTTGATGACTGATTTGATGGAGAAACTTTAA
- the mraY gene encoding phospho-N-acetylmuramoyl-pentapeptide-transferase: MLYWLFEQLAGYNSSFQVVRYLTLRSLLSVLTALTIGLVLGPIMIRKLHALKYGQAVSSYAPENHAKKMGTPTMGGLLILLSIGSSTLLWADLSNPYVWIVLAVMVIFGAVGWADDWIKIRYKDNAGLPARKKFFWTSLGALGAGIALYVIADNQHSPEHTADMLDLLIPFFKNLSIPLSAIPMGIGFILFTYLVINGASNAVNLTDGLDGLAIMPIVLVAAGLGVFAYLAGDTRFAEYLHIPYVKYASELVVICAAMIGAGLAFLWYNAHPAQIFMGDVGALALGAMLGTIAVMVRQEIVFAIMGGVFVIEAISVFLQIGSLRMRNKRVFLMAPLHHHYEKKGWRETQVVIRFWIITIMLVVLGLMTLKLR, translated from the coding sequence ATGCTGTATTGGTTATTTGAACAACTCGCGGGCTATAACAGCTCGTTTCAAGTGGTTCGATATTTAACATTGCGTTCTTTGTTGAGCGTACTGACCGCCTTAACCATTGGTCTGGTCTTAGGCCCAATCATGATTCGTAAGCTACATGCATTAAAGTATGGGCAAGCGGTGAGTTCTTATGCTCCTGAAAATCATGCCAAAAAAATGGGTACACCAACCATGGGTGGTTTACTCATTTTGCTCTCCATCGGTTCGAGTACTTTGCTTTGGGCAGATCTATCTAATCCTTATGTTTGGATTGTCTTGGCGGTCATGGTGATCTTTGGTGCTGTGGGTTGGGCGGATGACTGGATTAAAATTCGCTATAAAGACAATGCCGGCTTACCTGCACGGAAGAAGTTTTTCTGGACATCTTTGGGTGCTTTGGGTGCTGGTATTGCGCTATACGTGATTGCGGATAATCAGCATAGTCCAGAACATACTGCGGACATGTTGGACTTACTGATTCCATTCTTTAAAAACCTCAGCATTCCTTTGTCTGCAATTCCAATGGGAATCGGCTTTATCTTGTTCACTTATTTGGTGATCAATGGTGCTTCGAATGCAGTCAACCTCACCGATGGCCTCGATGGTTTGGCGATTATGCCGATTGTCTTGGTTGCTGCGGGCTTAGGTGTTTTTGCTTACTTGGCAGGCGATACGCGTTTTGCTGAATATTTGCATATTCCCTATGTAAAATATGCCTCTGAGTTGGTGGTGATTTGTGCGGCAATGATTGGCGCAGGCTTGGCTTTCCTTTGGTATAATGCACATCCTGCACAAATCTTTATGGGTGATGTTGGGGCATTGGCACTGGGTGCAATGCTTGGAACGATTGCCGTAATGGTTCGCCAAGAAATCGTATTTGCGATTATGGGCGGTGTATTTGTGATTGAGGCCATATCCGTCTTTTTACAGATTGGCTCATTGCGGATGCGTAATAAGCGGGTGTTCTTGATGGCGCCGTTACATCATCATTATGAGAAAAAAGGCTGGCGTGAAACGCAAGTCGTGATCCGTTTCTGGATTATTACCATCATGTTGGTGGTACTGGGTTTGATGACATTAAAATTACGTTAA